In the genome of Luteitalea pratensis, the window CACGCCGACGCCGCTGGCCCCGGCAAGCTGGCGCAAGGCGTCGGCCAGGCCGTCGCTGGTGTCGATGCAGGCCGACGCCGCCTTGTTCCGGCCAACCTGAAGACCGAGAGACACGCGTGCCTCCGGTCGTCGATAGCGGGTGAGGGCCGCCTCGATTGCCGATGGCAGGGCCCGTTCTCCGAACCGGCCGTCTCCGGGTTCAGCAGCGTCCGTCTCAGCGCCTTGTGGCGATGGCCGGCTCGGAGAGCCGGCCCTACCAATCGCGGATTGCAACCAGGCAAGGCCGGCGGCAGCCGCGCCGACGGTGCCGCTCACGTAGAGTTCGTCGCCCGGACGCGCGCCACTGCGACGAAGCAGGTGGCGCGGCTTCGCAGCGCCACTGACCGTGACGTCGACAAACAGCATCGGCGCCCGAGAGATGTTGCCCCCCACCAGTTGCACGCGCGCGGCCCGCGCCGCCGTTACGAGCCCGGTCACGAGGTCGGCCACCCATCGCGCTTCGAGATCGGCCGGCAGGCCGAGCGAGAGCAGGGCGACGCGCGGTTGGGCGCCCATCGCGGCCACATCGCTCAGGTTGACGTGCAGCGCGCGATGGCCCACGTCGGCGGCGCCACAGAATGCGCGCGTGAAGTGCACGCCATCGACCTGCACGTCTGTCGTCAAGACGTCCACGTGGTTGCGCCGCGGCACGACCACCGCCGCATCGTCGCCGATGCCGAGCAGCACGTCGGCCGACGACGCGCTGCCGACAGCGCTGGCGATCCAGCGGATCAGCGCGTGCTCGCCAACCTGCGCGCACGTGGCCGAGACGTCGTGGTCCCACCCCGGAAGGCCTGCCGCCATCATCGTCAGCGTGCGATCTCCACGGCGCGGGTTTCCCGGATGACCGTCACCTTGATCTGGCCGGGATACTCGAGCTCGTTCTCGATGCGGCGCGCGATGTCCTTGGACAGCCACACGGCATCTTCGTCCGACACCTGCTCGCTCTGCACGAGGATGCGGATCTCGCGACCCGCCTGCAGCGCGAACGACTTCGCCACGCCCTTGAAACTGCACGCGATGTCTTCGAGCTTCTCGAGACGCTTGACGTAGGACTCGAGGATGTCGCGGCGTGCGCCAGGACGGGCTGCCGAGATCGCATCGGCCGCCTGCACGATCATGGCCTCGAGCGACGGCCAGTCGATGTCCATGTGGTG includes:
- the thiL gene encoding thiamine-phosphate kinase, with translation MAAGLPGWDHDVSATCAQVGEHALIRWIASAVGSASSADVLLGIGDDAAVVVPRRNHVDVLTTDVQVDGVHFTRAFCGAADVGHRALHVNLSDVAAMGAQPRVALLSLGLPADLEARWVADLVTGLVTAARAARVQLVGGNISRAPMLFVDVTVSGAAKPRHLLRRSGARPGDELYVSGTVGAAAAGLAWLQSAIGRAGSPSRPSPQGAETDAAEPGDGRFGERALPSAIEAALTRYRRPEARVSLGLQVGRNKAASACIDTSDGLADALRQLAGASGVGVRVDAAAVPVDPAVTELALRTNEDRDALAWSGGEDYELLFAVPRRARRRFLHASGRKGLPPVTRIGMCTREADCLIVQADGRESPLPGGFEHFSSVDSVAGGRIPEAGA